One region of Gymnogyps californianus isolate 813 chromosome 28, ASM1813914v2, whole genome shotgun sequence genomic DNA includes:
- the LOC127026513 gene encoding LOW QUALITY PROTEIN: keratin, type I cytoskeletal 15-like (The sequence of the model RefSeq protein was modified relative to this genomic sequence to represent the inferred CDS: inserted 1 base in 1 codon), with translation MSCSIKRTSSTSYRSGGGGGISGGGSGRSSSVSCRRYASSVIGGGSYGGGACSIGYGGGMSAGSLAGGFGGGLGGGFGGGFAGGFGAGGDILLSGNEKVTMQNLNDRLAAYLDKVRRLEEENAQLEHHIREWYRKQAPSVSKDYSSYYQTIEQLQNQIISATVDNNKLILDIDNSKMTADDFRMKYENELVIRQTVEADINGLRNILDDLTLVRSSLESELEXLKDELIALKRNHEEEMRQLQSQTGGDVSVEVNAAPGEDLTKILNDLRNEYEQIIEKNRREVEQWYEVKIEEVNRQVTSSSQDIQTSSHQLTELRREMQNLEIELQAQLSTKNSLENSLAETESRYGCLLQQIQGQINSVEEELASIRCEMESQNQEYKMLLGIKTRLEQEIAQYRALLQEGQQDIVASQGAFQGGGKSSHSYSVSYSHSQCGDVTGQSRVC, from the exons ATGAGCTGCAGCATCAAGAGAACATCTAGTACCTCTTACAGGAGCGGTGGAGGTGGAGGCATCTCCGGTGGCGGTAGCGGCAGGAGTTCCTCCGTCTCCTGCAGGCGATATGCCTCCTCCGTGATAGGCGGTGGAAGCTATGGTGGGGGAGCGTGCAGCATCGGCTACGGAGGGGGCATGAGCGCTGGCAGCCTTGCTGGTGGCTTTGGTGGAGGCTTGGGAGGAGgctttggtggtggttttgcaGGAGGCTTTGGCGCTGGGGGGGACATCCTTCTGAGCGGCAATGAGAAGGTCACCATGCAGAACCTCAATGACCGCCTGGCTGCTTACCTGGACAAAGTGCGAaggctggaggaagaaaatgctcAGCTCGAGCACCACATCCGGGAGTGGTACAGGAAACAAGCTCCCAGCGTTTCAAAGGACTACAGCTCCTACTACCAGACCATCGAGCAACTCCAGAACCAG ATCATTTCTGCCACTGTGGACAATAACAAACTGATTCTGGACATCGATAACAGCAAGATGACTGCTGATGACTTCCGAATGAA GTATGAGAATGAGCTGGTCATCCGTCAGACTGTGGAGGCTGATATTAATGGCTTGAGAAATATCCTGGATGACCTGACTCTGGTTAGATCTTCACTGGAATCCGAGCTAG TCTTGAAGGATGAGCTGATTGCTCTTAAGAGAAACCATGAGGAG GAAATGAGGCAGCTGCAGTCTCAGACTGGTGGCGACGTGAGCGTGGAGGTCAATGCTGCCCCTGGCGAAGACTTGACAAAGATACTCAACGACCTGAGAAACGAATACGAGCAGATCATCGAGAAGAACCGCAGAGAGGTTGAGCAGTGGTATGAAGTCAAG ATTGAAGAAGTCAATCGGCAGGTCACTTCTAGCAGCCAGGACATCCAGACAAGCAGCCACCAGCTCACTGAACTGAGACGCGAAATGCAGAACCTGGAGATCGAACTGCAGGCGCAGCTCAGCACG AAAAACTCTCTGGAAAACTCCTTGGCAGAAACCGAATCTCGCTATGGCTGCCTGCTGCAACAAATCCAAGGGCAGATTAACTCTGTAGAGGAGGAGCTGGCCAGCATCCGCTGTGAGATGGAGAGTCAGAACCAGGAGTACAAGATGCTCCTGGGCATCAAGACCCGCCTGGAACAGGAGATTGCTCAGTACCGGgcactgctgcaggagggacAGCAAGACATTGT TGCCTCCCAAGGAGCTTTCCAAGGAGGTGGAAAATCCTCCCATTCATATTCTGTTTCCTACTCTCACTCCCAGTGTGGTGACGTGACAG GACAGTCAAGAGTGTGCTAG